Genomic window (Aquimarina sp. BL5):
TTTCACTTGCCATCACTACTTGTTCAGGTGTACCACCCATTAACTCCGTTAATGCTCCAGCTGCCATAGCCGAAGAAACTCCAATTTCTGCTTGACAACCGCCCATAGCAGCAGATATAGTGGCACCTTTTTTGAATAAACTGCCAATTTCTCCCGCAACCAACATGAATTGTTTGATATCATCGAAGTTTGCATCATGATTTTCGATGACCATATAATACATCATAACGGCTGGAATAACACCAGCACTTCCGTTTGTTGGTGCCGTAACAACTCTTCCTAAAGAAGCGTTTACCTCATTAACAGCTAGTGCAAAACAAGATACCCATTTTAGTATTTGGCGAAATTTCACCTCAGTATCTCTTATAGACTCTATCCACTCGTTTGGATTAGCATATTCTTTAGTTCCAATTAGTTTTTTGTGAGTATCGTAAGCACGTCTTCGTACATTTAATCCTCCAGGTAGTTTGCCCTCTGTATGACAGCCAAGATACATGGATTCTAGCATAACATTCCAGATGTCCGCTATTCTTGTATCTATTTCGTTATCAGTCTGAAGAGAACGCTCATTTTCTAATACAATTTCGGATATTTTTTTATTCTTTTTTTTGCAATATGTTAGGAGGTCCGTTGCTTTTTGAATAGGAAGCGGAAATTCCCTAAAAGCTTCCATTTTTTTTCGTTCTCTTTTTCGCTCTTCTTGCACAACGAAACCACCTCCTATAGAATAAAATGTAGAAGCAATAGTTTCTTTGTTATTTAGAACAGCAGTAAAAGTGATAGCATTTGGATGAAATTCTTTGAACTCTTTATTAAATATAATTTGAGCTTCTGGATCAAAATTGATTTGGAACTCCTTATTAAACAATAGGGTCTTATTTGATTTAATATTTTCGACAATAGTAGCAATAGATGTTACATCAATAGTTTGAGGGTCATATCCACATAAACCCAAAATAGAAGCTATATCCGTAGCATGCCCTTTTCCTGTTAATGATAAGGATCCGAATAGGTCCACTTTAACTGTTTCCACAGAATTAAACAGGTTATTTTCTTTTAACTCGGCAATCCATCTTCTTCCTGCTCTCCAGGGCCCAAAAGTATGAGAACTAGAAGGGCCTA
Coding sequences:
- a CDS encoding L-serine ammonia-lyase, producing MECISIFDMLKIGVGPSSSHTFGPWRAGRRWIAELKENNLFNSVETVKVDLFGSLSLTGKGHATDIASILGLCGYDPQTIDVTSIATIVENIKSNKTLLFNKEFQINFDPEAQIIFNKEFKEFHPNAITFTAVLNNKETIASTFYSIGGGFVVQEERKRERKKMEAFREFPLPIQKATDLLTYCKKKNKKISEIVLENERSLQTDNEIDTRIADIWNVMLESMYLGCHTEGKLPGGLNVRRRAYDTHKKLIGTKEYANPNEWIESIRDTEVKFRQILKWVSCFALAVNEVNASLGRVVTAPTNGSAGVIPAVMMYYMVIENHDANFDDIKQFMLVAGEIGSLFKKGATISAAMGGCQAEIGVSSAMAAGALTELMGGTPEQVVMASEIAMEHHLGLTCDPIGGLVQIPCIERNAMGAIKAINACEMALDSDAANAKVPLDKVIETMWETAKDMNTKYKETSEGGLAIKVSLSDC